CACCTCGATGGATTTCGTGACGAAGACATGGTCGAGGCGCAGGACGGGCGCCCGCGTGTGGAATGTCGGCTGGGGCTCGCCGAAGGAATTCGACAACTGGACGTCCTGCATCCGGTTCGCGATCAGACGGTAGGAGCGCGAGTAAGGCGGCGCGTTGAAATCGCCCAGCAGGATCGCCGGGTCGCCGCAATCCGGATGGCCGATCCAATCGGGGCCGATCAGGGCGGCCGCCTGGGTCCGCCGCTCCCCGGAGCGCAAGGAGAGATGGGCGTTGACCACCTGGACGGTCTGGCCGTCGATCTCGACGGACACCCAGAGGGCGCTCCGCTTCTCGAAGGACGGTCTGGTCGATTGCGTGGGAAGGCGGCCCGACTGCACGATTTTCGACGCATGGCGGGTCAGGACGGCAATGCCGTACTGCTCTCCCAAGATGCGGATTGTGGGCTGGAAGTGCAGATCCATGCCGAGCCTCGACGCCACGGCTGCGGCTTGATCGATCTCCCCTGCCCGCACGCGCCCGACACGGACCTCCTGCAGGGCGACGATGTCCGGATTGCAGGACGCGATGACATCGGCGATCCGGTGCGGTGAAATCTTCCTATCCGTGCCGAGCCAACGATGGACGTTGTAGGTGAGGATCCGAAGGGTTGGCCCCTGTTTGTCGCTATGCTTCAAAGGTCGGCACCGGCTCGATTATCGTTAAAGGTCAGAATACCGCGTCATTCGCCAAAGCGGGAGGTCGCCTCCGCCACCTAGGTGGCAAACGTGTCGGATCAATGACCCAGGTTCAAGCATGGTTCCCCAAGCAGGGCCGGAGTTCCCGTCGACCTGGGTATGCGAAGCCCATATTCAGGGCGCGCTTGACCTTCCCATGATTGGAAGGATTACACCTTGCTCCTATATGAAGAGCAGGAGATTCATCATGCCCGCCGGCAGCCTCGCCCCTATCGACAGCATCGACATCCCCGTCCACGGCATGACCTGCGCGTCATGCGTGGGACGTGTCGAGAAGGCGATCCGCGCCGTGGAGGGCGTCACGGCCGCGAACGTCAATCTGGCGACGGAGCGGGCGCATGTGGAGTTCGCCCCGTCCGGAGCCGATCCCGCGGCGGTCGCGGAGGCGATCCGGGCCGTGGGCTACGAGCCGTCCGAGAGCACGGTCGAACTGAAGATCGACGGCATGACCTGCGCCTCCTGCGTCAACCGGGTCGAGAAGGCGCTCACGCGCGTACCCGGCGTGGTGGGAGCCTCCGTCAATCTCGCGACCGAGCGGGCTGCCGTCCGCTATCTCGG
This region of Microvirga mediterraneensis genomic DNA includes:
- a CDS encoding endonuclease/exonuclease/phosphatase family protein, with the translated sequence MKHSDKQGPTLRILTYNVHRWLGTDRKISPHRIADVIASCNPDIVALQEVRVGRVRAGEIDQAAAVASRLGMDLHFQPTIRILGEQYGIAVLTRHASKIVQSGRLPTQSTRPSFEKRSALWVSVEIDGQTVQVVNAHLSLRSGERRTQAAALIGPDWIGHPDCGDPAILLGDFNAPPYSRSYRLIANRMQDVQLSNSFGEPQPTFHTRAPVLRLDHVFVTKSIEVVDAGPVRNPMTRVASDHFPLLAELRVRKRLGTAMPSQAREGEFL